TTTCATTACATGTCCTTTTGTTTTAATTAACCAGTGCGTAATTAACCAGTGCGTAATTAACCAGCTTGTAATAAATCAGTTTTTAATAGGCCAGTTAATTATTTTTAGTGAGTTATTTATTATTCATCGCTATCTATTTTCGATAATCGCTAAGGTAAACCACATTCGTGGTGTCTACCGGGCCATCTTCAACATCAAGATCTTGTAACCAGGTATCGATAAACACATCGTTAGCAAAAAAGTGGCTACTGCGCCCTTTTGCATTTCGAGGGAATTGTCCCATAAAGGCGCTAAATTCAATAAACTGATTGGGCATTAACAACATTCCATCTTTATGACATTGTTGCTCTAAGTGCCAGGCAACTTCGTTTAAATGCCCTTGTACGCTACGATCACCTCGTGGATGAAATGCACAGGTAGTAAATTTATCGTGATATCGTGCGATGGCTAAGTCAGCCTCAACACTATCAACGCCTTTTTTATTGGCTAAAAACATAAAATTAGACAGCATCATTTTCTCGAACATATTGAGAAAATCAATTTCATCACCCTTTTTTGTCGCCAAAAATGTCAAGCAATAGCGGCTAACATAATCCATCACTAATAAGTATTTTTTGCGCTTAACGGTGACACAATGCACCACCCAATGCCATTGAATGCCATCGTGCTCATGCGGTTCAACATCTAAAGGGAAAACAGGAGTCGCGACTGACTCAGCAATGGTTTTATGCGGTGCAGCCTCTAAACAAGACAACACTTCGCCTTTGCGAGTGACACTAAAAAACTCTGCAGCCGCTTTGGTACAGTTAAACACTAACATCAGCAATCCATCGAACATAAGCCAGAAATTGAACTGATTATATCAACAACAGGATATTAACGACCACTACACAAGGTTAATTAACGCCAAATATCATGCTTAGTTTGTAAGCGCTTATTATCAGTAGCATTGCTCGTGAGCACCCGCCCCGTTTGCCATCGCATGATAATGGTTATCTCGCAAAATACTGTATCCACTGCTAAGTTAACGAGGTACTCATTCAATTCAAGGATTAACATGCAGATCATTCACCATGGCGCGGTTAATGGAGTAACGGGGTCTTGCCATCAGCTCGACATTAACCCACAACACCCAAGCAGTTACCTTATCGATTGTGGCTTATTTCAAGGGGCTGAAACCGCAGGTCAAAACTCAGCGGATCAATTGCAAATAGACTTCACTATCGACAATATCAAAGCGTTAATCGTCACTCATTGTCATATCGATCATGTTGGCCGAATTCCCTATCTACTCGCAGCAGGCTTTAATCAACCCATTTACGCCACTACGGCAACCGCGTCGTTATTGCCATTAGTGATTGAAGATGCATTAAAAGTGGGCGTGACTCGCGATAAAAAGCTGATTCAAGCGTGTTTAAATCAGCTCAACAAACTCATTGTGCCGATAGATTACAACCAATGGATTTCACTGCCTGTTAATCTGAGTTCCAATGCGACTCAGCCTGTTAATCAAATTAAACTCAAATTTAAACCTGCGGGGCATATTCTTGGTTCAGCCTATGTCGAGCTTGACCTAAAAGGGCCGAATAACAAACATCGAGTGGTATTTTCAGGTGACTTAGGCGCAACCTATGCACCTTTACTTCCCAGCCCTAAAAGCCCTTACCGAGCAGATACCTTAGTCATTGAATCAACCTACGGCGATAAAAACCATCAAGGCCGCAAAGATCGCAGCAAACAGCTTAGGGGGATTATTAAAAAAGCGGTACAGGACAATGGCGTGGTATTAATCCCTGCATTTAGTATCGGACGTACACAAGAGTTGCTCTACGAGTTTGAACACATCATTTATCGTAATCAACACAACCCCATGTGGCAAAATATCGACATTATTGTCGACTCCCCCATGGCAGCAAACTTCACCCAAAAATACAGGGAATTTAAGAACCTGTGGGACAAAGAGGCTAAGCGAAAACTTAAACAAGGCCGTCATCCGTTAGATTTTGAACAACTCACCACCATCGACAGCCATCAAGATCACTTGGCGGTGATCAACTATTTAGATTCGGTCAATAAGCCCGCCATCATCATTGCCGCATCGGGCATGTGCACGGGAGGCCGAATTAGCAACTACCTTAGCCGCTTTTTACCCAAAGCCACTACCGACGTATTATTTGTCGGCTACCAAGCTAAAGGCACCACAGGTCGAGACATACAAGAATACGGACCTCAAGGCGGATACGTGTATATCAACGAACAAAAGATTGATATTAACGCCACGATTCACACCATCAGTGGTTACTCCGCTCACGCAGACCAACACAACCTCATCAATTTTGTTAAACGCATGCACCACAAACCTAAACATATTCGTATTGTTCATGGCGATGATGAGGCTAAACAAGCGTTGGCCTCAGCATATCAAGCATTGTTACCCATGGCAGAGATTGAGATCGGTAAAGCCTAACAACACCAAACGGCAATCAAAAACAGTTCACCGGTGAGATGACAAGTTAATGACCAAATTTAACTCTGACACCTGCGTTAGCAATAAACCCATCATTACGTGACCAGATATCAGTAGTCCATTGGCCGCTAGGCGATCTATTAGGCAGTAACATAGGATGTTCATCGGTTTGTTTTACATCGAGTAAGTTTTCTAAGTTAATAAACCAACTGACTCTGCCAACAGTAATTTCGCCCATTAAACCCAGATGCCAATAAGGATTGGTTTCATCAATATAAGGGTTATCGTTAACGTTTTGAGTACCGGTATAATAAGCTTCAAAGCCCGCTCTAAAATTGCCATGTTGCTCCCACATAGCGACAAAACCACCAGAGTGACGTGGTGTTAAGGCAATGGCTCTTCTGCCGTCCCCGTCGGGTGACACTTCAGTTGCATCTAGATACAAGTAACTTGCGGTCAACTTAACATCGCCTAAATAGTAACGCAGCAACACTTCAGAACCACGGATCTGACTTTCGCCGGGTGCATTAACCAACCTAACAGCGTCTAAGGAACCATCGTTATTGGCAGAGAAAGCCTCTAAACCCGTGACGTTATCCACATTCGAGCCAAACAAGGTCAAACTCGTTTCCACATCATCAAAGGTATAACTCACATCAAGCGAAGCCGTTTTCGCGCGCTCTTCTTGTAAGTTGTCAATCGGCGCTAACCTTGATAATCCTGCAGCCTCAATCTCTTCAACAAACGGTGTAGGAGCAAAGTACCCTTCCCCATAAGAGCCTCTTATGGTTAAGTCACTTGGGCGATAAAGCACCGACACTCTTGGGCTAAATTGAGTACCATATTCACTGTGATCATCAATGCGCGCACTGTAAGAAGTGGTGATTTGGTCTGTCAGCTCATAATCAAGTTGAGCAAATGCACCCGGCACTTTATAAGAATAATCAAACTCAGGAAAAGTCTCAGAGGCAAAAATTTCAGACTGATAGGCTAAACCAACAACCCAATCACTGTTATCGGTATAACCTGCGATGCTATTTTCAAGTAAATAACTCTCGTGTTGGTCTTCTTCTATATCGGCACCATAAACATGCACATGATCTTGTACCATCGCCGATGCGCGAGTATTAAACGTCAGAGTCTCCAGTAACGGCATACTAAACACAAGGCCGCCATCAAGCCGGTCTGAATCTTGCGATTGCTCAAACGAAGTACCATCAGCGACCGTATTATCACCTAAAGTACCGCCAGTACGCTGCTCGGTCATAAACCCGCTAGTCACATACAGTGTTTGTCCTTCTTGCCCTTCCCAAAATAATCGAGGACGTACAGTGTATCGCTCATAACCTGCCAGATCGATCCAGCCGTCATCATCTATATCTTGCTTGTCTTGATAATGAGCACCTGCCGTCACCGACCCTTTTATATTCTCGCTCAATGGCGACTCAAAATAGGTGGTCACATCCTGACCATCGCGCGTGGTTGCATTGACCAACACTTCACCGCTTAATTCATCACCAGGCGTTCGAGACACAAGGTTAATGACCCCGCCGAGTGCTGAACCACCATAAAGTGATGACGCCGAGCCTTTAATAATTTCAACGCGACTTAAATCAGTCGGCGGCACTTGCAACAAACCAATCGATCCTGCTTGATTACCGTACAACGGTAAACCATCGGCCAATAATTGGGTATAACGACCATACAAGCCTTGTAGGCGAATATTAGCACTGCCTAACGCAGGTGAAGTTGTTTGTAACCTTACCCCACCCGTTTCTGCCACTAGCATAGAAATATTACCCGGTCTCATCGCTGCTTTTTCTTCAATCTCTTCGCGGTTAATGACCTCAACTCGAATAGGTTGTTCATCGGCAATTCGCCCAGAGCGAGTGGCTTGTATGACAATGGTTTCCATTTCTTCTTCGTGTTCATGCTCGTGTTCATCGACATCCACTTTTGGGGCATCATGCTCAGAATGTTCATGGTTTTCAGTCTGGCTCTTACTGTCATTCTCACTGTGATTTGCACTCTGTCCAGACGTATTTATCGAGTCGTCCACCACACTGGCTTCACTCACCCCAATAACACCTAGCGACAAAATTAATGACGCCGCGGAATAACTCAACATACAACTTCCTTTTAACAACACATTACCGAAAATGATATGCTTAAGCTTAAAGGTTACAGCCACTGGAAGGTCAATATGAAAATAAGTGAATTGGCATCAATTGCCCAGGTATCGGTTAAAACCATCCGATATTATGAGCAAATTGGTTTACTCTCTCCGCCAATCCGTACCAGTAATGGCTATCGTCATTACCAACAAAAAGACATTGAGACATTAGTGTTCATAAGACGATGCAGAGAATTAAACATCGGACTCGATGACATCAAGCGCTTGGTTGATACACAACAAGACCCAAAATCGTCGTGCGCACTAGTCGACAATATCATTGCCGAACAACTTGCCCGCATTCAACAAACCCAGCGAGAGTTGGCATTACTAGAACAATCATTAGCGGCACTCGCGAGCTGCTGTAAAAGCCATCAGATCAAAGATTGCAGTATTTTACAAACGCTGAAATCGGTTTAAGTGAATTAAAACAGTACCTTACAGGTACCGTTAGCAAAGGCAATGGGGTAATCCAGTGAACATTTGCAATGAGTGTTCGCCTTTCGGGAGCTAACGATTTTCGATTTTCCAGCATGTGGAAAACTATTTTGTTAACTGAGTGGGGTCGTGAGATAACGAATTTCGATTTTCCACTATGTGGAAAACGCTATTTTGTTAACTGAGAGGGTGTCGTGGGATAACGAATTTCGATTTTCCACTATGTGGAAAACGCTATTTTGTTAACTGAGTGAGGTGCTGAGATAACGAATTTCGATTTTCCACTATGTGGAAAACGCTATTTTGTTATCTGAGAGGGTGGCATTGGATAACGAATTTCGATTTTCCACTATGTGGAAAACGCTACTTTGTTATCTGAGAGGGTGGCATTGGATAACGATTTTCGATTTTCTGCTTTGGGCTTTTTGAGGACAATCTAGCGCGGAACTCATCGTGGAGCGGGTGGTGAAGCACCTAATGAAGACTCCGAATACATTAGCGCAAACCAACCTCGTTATCGACAATATCATTTGCAATAACGAGGCGGACCATACATTTTTGTGTCTGTTGTTTAAGTTAATTGCCAAGGTTCTCTAGGTATTTAACGAACGGAGCAAAATCACCTTTGTCAGCTTCCTTAAGGCAAGAGATATAAGCTTTGCGCTCTTCGCTCACTTTCTCTAGGTTGCCCTCTGCCCAGTTAAGCGGTGGCTCTTCTAGTAAAACCATGCGAACAACATCGGTAAATATACGCGAGTGCCTGCCGTTACCATTTGGGAAAGGGTGAATCTCAACAAGCTTGTGCTGTATGCGAGCGCTGAGCTCTAGATGTGAGTAGTGTTTGAACTTTACCCAGCACTTGGCATCTTCTAGAAAGTTGTGGAGCTTGGGCCTGATTTGGAAGGGATCACAGCCAATGCTTAACTCTTTGTTTCGAGTGGCCCCAGCCCAGGTCCATACATCACCAAATAGGTGCTGATGGAGGGCAAGAACGAACTCAGCCGAGAAAATAGAATCCAGCGTTAGGCCAGAGATACCACTAACCCATTGCTGGCCTGCTAGGATATTGGATTGTTCAAGTTCGTTAAGTTGTTCTCTTGTTGTTACGTGTGGGTGTTTCAACCCTTCCATATCATCTGGATCAAGCGGTGTAGCAGCTTCTGGTTCATCAATAATCAAAATACTTTGTCTTCCATATTTTTACCCCATAGCTTACGCCCACCGGCACGCATAATTTCTTCGGCTAGTTCATTTATTAAGATATTTTCTTTCTCTTTGCTAACTGATTGCGCCTCTAGAAACATATTTTTAGATGCTTTCTTTACTTCTATTGTCGCAATCATCAGCGCACGCTCTTGCATTATGTCAGAAACAGCCTTTTTAGGTTTTAGAGTGTATGAGAAGTCACAGTCTAGAGCTTCAGCCAGTTGCCTTAACTGATTTAGAGTTATGTCGCCATCAGCCTCGCGCCTTTCAAGGACTGAAATTCTATTTCTTGTCATGCCAGCTCTATCTGCTAGCTGGGCGCCTGACATATCCAGAGCTTTTCTTACTGTTCTAATCCAGCCCTCTTTAGGTATTGAGGGGATTAGCGTTCCCTTAACTGCATCAACCAGTTCTCTGTACTGTCTTAAAACCGTTTTCTTAACGGGTTGTTGCTTGTGCGGATTGCTTCGAAAAGAGTACATAGTAACCTCGTTTTCCATTGTTTATGTCTTAAGCGTAATCGAAATTAGATACACTTTCCATTTTGCGTATTTCAATATGATGACACAAATTTGATATTTGTATCACATAATAGATACATAATATTTTGTATTGCATTTGTTTTGATTACAAAAAAACAGTAAATGCATCTTAATTAAGATACATATTTTGTTAGGCGTATGAGATTATAGATACTAATTATGATTTTGTATCTTAAAAAGGATACATCAAATTAACTATTGTAATTGGATTAAGATACAAAAAACCACTTAATAGCGGCCTTTTTGTGCTTGAAGGCTAGCTGAGGTGAGTAGCTCGCGCAAGACAATGAGGTCAAGTGTTGCCTCTTATCACCCATTACTTTTTGTATTTTAAAATCAGTAACCCCCCCAAAAAAACACAACTTGAGCCGTAGCTCACATTGGGGCGTGCGACGTGAGGTCGTATGAAGCGCTGTTCACCGCTTTTGAGTGAACCATCTGTATCACCAGATGAACCTAGGAACAATGGTTAAAGTCTGGCTTTATGGTTAAAGGGCTGTTTTATCTAATATGTCGAGAAAAATGAACCGCTGAGCAACCAGTATGATACTTTAATACTTGGTATGGCACTTTATTACTCGACCACAGTTAGTCGATACCCACCACCCGCCTCAATAAAAAGTGAGAAATTTTTAGCGTGACCATCGGTTGCCGCTAATAGCCAAAACAGCACCTGAGACTTCATGAAGTTAACTCGATCTTGCTCTGAATTGGTGGAGCCTAATAAAGATGACATAATCTGCTCAATATCGGGACCGCCGTGGCTTTCATATTTTCTCGCTAGCGGAATGTTTAATGCTTGGCAAAAGTCCTCTTGGGGCAAACGCATAATCCATTTACAGTAGATGATGCCCGTGGCGTTGAGTCTAGTAAAGACAGGATGCTCAGCAAAGAGGAAATTCACCGTTGGCCTCTCTCTTTGTATAAACAGGGGCATAATATGGTACTGCGGCCAAAACCAGTTTTTACCTTCACCTCGGGCAAACGCAAAACCCGCTGCTGACGAGGTGGGTGTATTGCTGCTTAGGGTGATTGACGCTAACTAGGCGAGTTTGGCTATCACATGTTTGTACTACAGGAAGGGGCGAAACGGGACGCCCTATTAAAGTAGATCTTTGAGCCGGTTTAACAGCGCTTTACGGCTACTATTAGCCACAATGAAGCATTTGAAACTCTGTTCAAAAGCAGGACGATCCCCTTTGAACTGATAGGCTTCGTTCAGCTGATGCAAATCGCGTGATGCCGCATCGTAACCACTGGCGCAAGTTCGATCCGCTTGCTCTTGTGCTTGCTGCCAGCAGCGCTCACGCTGATTGTAGAGATCCGTCAACATTTTCTCTTTTTCCGCTTTTTCAATCGCCATTTTTTTTGCGATCGCTGCGGCTTGCTCCTGCTGTAATTGGCTTTGAGCTTGTTCAAAGTAAGAAGAAATCACGTCGGGGGTTAACCAATACTGATAGGTTTCGTCTTTGTTGGCAGATTCTTTTCGCGTCATCGCTAAGGCTTGATGACGGGTTAGCTGGCCTTGTTCAAAAAGCGTGCTTAATAGCGTGTTTTTCTCCGCTTCCGTGAGATTATGCAGCCACACATCATACTGAAATTGGGCTTGTTTTGCTTGGTGACGTGGTTGTTCGTTCAGTACCATCGCAAGTGCTTTAACCCAAGCTAAGGAAATATCATACAACGCAGAAAAAGCCTGTAATTCCTCACTAAGATGCTCAAAATCGAATTGAATTAAAGGTATTTCCTCAAGTTCGTCATTACAATCTAACGCTTTGAGCCACATAAAGTACACAAGGCGCCAATTACCTTGGATTAACTCGCTGCGTAAACCAGCTAAATACTGGAAAAAGTCGTTAGCATTTTCATCGTCAAAATATTCATAATACTCCTCGAGGGAAAAAATCAGCAATTGCCATTCTTCACTTTCGTGTACATGAAACCCATCACGTGAAAAACCAAGTAACGCATCAGGAAGAGTTCCTGCTGGTAGCTTGATGTAAGCATCGATTGTGCCCCAATCGGCATAGTAAAAACCAATGTCGAAGTATGTTAACATCAGCTCAGCGGGTTCTGCCTTTAAGTCACTGTAGGTGTAATACACCTGAAAGGACGTAGCGCTGATCTCAGCGCGGCTTGAAACGGTTCTGAGTGATTGGCGTGCCTTAGCATCCAAGTACCCATCCAATCGCTCGAATTTATAGTATTGATATTCGCTCACGATGACCTTGCTATGCGTTAATGGTGAATTGAAAGGTGTGTTTTAACAAAGGCTGTACCTGAACCACTCTGGCGACGGGTTCAGCGTTTAAATAACGTCTGGGGTCAATGGTCACAAATCCCCAAAACTGTAAAAATCGCTCAATAAAACGTGATTCAATGAGTATGCTTAAACTTCTTTCTGACGAGAAGTCATCTTCCGTAGGGAAAGACTGTCGTAAATCGGGGAATGCCGTCATAACCTCTTCAACCAGCTGATCCACACTGTTGTGGCTTTGAATACGCCACAGCATGAACAACCAAAAGGGTCGCAAGTCGATATTGTATTCAAAACCGTCCAAATACCCCCAGTTATATTTGCTGATTGCAGCTTCTAACATAAGTTTGAAAAATGCTTGTATACCTTCGGCCTGATACTGTTTTTGCGCTGATTTTTTCACATGGTAGCGGCCGCTGCGTCGATAAATAATGCCACTAATTTCGGCTAGCACTCTGGTGTAGTGCAAAGCATTAAACTTATCTTCGTTACTACCTGCAAACTCACTGATACTAATGTGACGATCGAATTGAGCAACGGCAAACTCAGGCAATAACTCACTGGCCTGTTTGACCAATTTAGCCGGTAAGTTGCCTTTGCTCGTTGCTTTGAATGATCCATCTTGCGCCATGGCCTCATCAAGAATGAGAGCGAGATAACGCATCACCGGGCTGGCCAACAGCTCATATGGTGTGCTGATTGTCACCCACTGTAATTCATCGAAAGGCGCATAAAGCCAATTGGCCATTTGCGTTGGTGTCACACCACAAAAATCGGGATGAGGTTGATTATTGCGATCCTGGACTTTGTGCTGTAAAGCAGCGTTGAGTTCATCAAGGGTCAAATTTGGTTTCATTGCCAGCATGGCGTCGACATCATCAAAGACTTGGGCATGTTGTTTGGAGAGGCTGCTCATACAGCAACGTTTAAATTTTTTACCGCTGCCACAATGGCAAAGATCGTTACGACCAAGCTTCATTGTTATGTCCCTTCTTATTATTGTAGAAAAAGCGCTGCGTTTTCCTGTTTACGCTGCTCCAATGTCTTAGCAATCGCAGATACTGTCGTTTTACTGGTCCCTTGTTGCTGTGCAAGATAAGTAAATTGGCTGAGTGCTTCAGCAACTTCTTCAATAACTTGCCTTGCATCACTCCAATTCGAAAAGCCTGCACTGCTCGCAAGTTTTTGCATCACCTTAATCGGTGGCGCTTTGCCATAACCTCCGAATGCAGTGGCGTGTTCGTTAAATGGATGTGGGCTGTACGTAACATCGAAAAAAGGTGCAGGATTCCATTGGCCATCATCAGCTTGCAAAAACGCCCAGTTTTTACTGTGGTCGTCTTGGTTAGACGACAGTAGATTAAAAATGGCGCGGCGAAATTGCAGTTGCCCAGCGGCTGGAGATTTACACAGCTGACGGCTGGCTTTGATCAAGTCAATGTAATCTAAACTTGGCGTTCGAAAGTCTGTATCCAGCAGCCCGCAGGCGCTGTGCATATGCAAGCGGCCTGAACTGCGCTTGCTGCTTAAATGGGTCTGTTCAGTGAAGTAATCAAAACGCTTGAGCGCCA
This region of Shewanella livingstonensis genomic DNA includes:
- a CDS encoding DUF6933 domain-containing protein, whose translation is MLVFNCTKAAAEFFSVTRKGEVLSCLEAAPHKTIAESVATPVFPLDVEPHEHDGIQWHWVVHCVTVKRKKYLLVMDYVSRYCLTFLATKKGDEIDFLNMFEKMMLSNFMFLANKKGVDSVEADLAIARYHDKFTTCAFHPRGDRSVQGHLNEVAWHLEQQCHKDGMLLMPNQFIEFSAFMGQFPRNAKGRSSHFFANDVFIDTWLQDLDVEDGPVDTTNVVYLSDYRK
- a CDS encoding MBL fold metallo-hydrolase RNA specificity domain-containing protein, which produces MQIIHHGAVNGVTGSCHQLDINPQHPSSYLIDCGLFQGAETAGQNSADQLQIDFTIDNIKALIVTHCHIDHVGRIPYLLAAGFNQPIYATTATASLLPLVIEDALKVGVTRDKKLIQACLNQLNKLIVPIDYNQWISLPVNLSSNATQPVNQIKLKFKPAGHILGSAYVELDLKGPNNKHRVVFSGDLGATYAPLLPSPKSPYRADTLVIESTYGDKNHQGRKDRSKQLRGIIKKAVQDNGVVLIPAFSIGRTQELLYEFEHIIYRNQHNPMWQNIDIIVDSPMAANFTQKYREFKNLWDKEAKRKLKQGRHPLDFEQLTTIDSHQDHLAVINYLDSVNKPAIIIAASGMCTGGRISNYLSRFLPKATTDVLFVGYQAKGTTGRDIQEYGPQGGYVYINEQKIDINATIHTISGYSAHADQHNLINFVKRMHHKPKHIRIVHGDDEAKQALASAYQALLPMAEIEIGKA
- a CDS encoding TonB-dependent receptor plug domain-containing protein, which gives rise to MLSYSAASLILSLGVIGVSEASVVDDSINTSGQSANHSENDSKSQTENHEHSEHDAPKVDVDEHEHEHEEEMETIVIQATRSGRIADEQPIRVEVINREEIEEKAAMRPGNISMLVAETGGVRLQTTSPALGSANIRLQGLYGRYTQLLADGLPLYGNQAGSIGLLQVPPTDLSRVEIIKGSASSLYGGSALGGVINLVSRTPGDELSGEVLVNATTRDGQDVTTYFESPLSENIKGSVTAGAHYQDKQDIDDDGWIDLAGYERYTVRPRLFWEGQEGQTLYVTSGFMTEQRTGGTLGDNTVADGTSFEQSQDSDRLDGGLVFSMPLLETLTFNTRASAMVQDHVHVYGADIEEDQHESYLLENSIAGYTDNSDWVVGLAYQSEIFASETFPEFDYSYKVPGAFAQLDYELTDQITTSYSARIDDHSEYGTQFSPRVSVLYRPSDLTIRGSYGEGYFAPTPFVEEIEAAGLSRLAPIDNLQEERAKTASLDVSYTFDDVETSLTLFGSNVDNVTGLEAFSANNDGSLDAVRLVNAPGESQIRGSEVLLRYYLGDVKLTASYLYLDATEVSPDGDGRRAIALTPRHSGGFVAMWEQHGNFRAGFEAYYTGTQNVNDNPYIDETNPYWHLGLMGEITVGRVSWFINLENLLDVKQTDEHPMLLPNRSPSGQWTTDIWSRNDGFIANAGVRVKFGH
- a CDS encoding Cd(II)/Pb(II)-responsive transcriptional regulator yields the protein MKISELASIAQVSVKTIRYYEQIGLLSPPIRTSNGYRHYQQKDIETLVFIRRCRELNIGLDDIKRLVDTQQDPKSSCALVDNIIAEQLARIQQTQRELALLEQSLAALASCCKSHQIKDCSILQTLKSV
- a CDS encoding mobile mystery protein B — encoded protein: MIIDEPEAATPLDPDDMEGLKHPHVTTREQLNELEQSNILAGQQWVSGISGLTLDSIFSAEFVLALHQHLFGDVWTWAGATRNKELSIGCDPFQIRPKLHNFLEDAKCWVKFKHYSHLELSARIQHKLVEIHPFPNGNGRHSRIFTDVVRMVLLEEPPLNWAEGNLEKVSEERKAYISCLKEADKGDFAPFVKYLENLGN
- a CDS encoding mobile mystery protein A, whose protein sequence is MENEVTMYSFRSNPHKQQPVKKTVLRQYRELVDAVKGTLIPSIPKEGWIRTVRKALDMSGAQLADRAGMTRNRISVLERREADGDITLNQLRQLAEALDCDFSYTLKPKKAVSDIMQERALMIATIEVKKASKNMFLEAQSVSKEKENILINELAEEIMRAGGRKLWGKNMEDKVF
- a CDS encoding YecA family protein, translated to MKLGRNDLCHCGSGKKFKRCCMSSLSKQHAQVFDDVDAMLAMKPNLTLDELNAALQHKVQDRNNQPHPDFCGVTPTQMANWLYAPFDELQWVTISTPYELLASPVMRYLALILDEAMAQDGSFKATSKGNLPAKLVKQASELLPEFAVAQFDRHISISEFAGSNEDKFNALHYTRVLAEISGIIYRRSGRYHVKKSAQKQYQAEGIQAFFKLMLEAAISKYNWGYLDGFEYNIDLRPFWLFMLWRIQSHNSVDQLVEEVMTAFPDLRQSFPTEDDFSSERSLSILIESRFIERFLQFWGFVTIDPRRYLNAEPVARVVQVQPLLKHTFQFTINA